In a genomic window of Methylobacter sp. YRD-M1:
- a CDS encoding ABC transporter permease, whose amino-acid sequence MLTYLLRRLLLMIPTLLGITIVVFTVMAMSPGGISAQTLVGGMDMKPQEKQALLNYYNKRYGLDQPAPMQYLRWLNNVSPIGFVTDEQGKQGEFSFSKGMDLGISFQYGRPVSDILAERIPITLLLNLVTIPLTYAIAIMVGMKSATSRGSSFDVGASMSMLALWSIPTMLAGVLLLGFFANIQHFHWFPTAGISSREAQDMPFLPHWEETGFVRGFLLDRLWHLVLPVICLSYGSFAALAKLMRTSILENLHSDYARTARAKGLAEHDVLWRHVFRNSLLPLITVSAGLLPSLLAGSLIVENIFSINGMGQLAVEAVKGRDRELVLSITWVSGFLTLIGYLIADFCYTLADPRISYD is encoded by the coding sequence ATGTTGACTTATCTATTGCGTCGCTTGTTGCTGATGATTCCTACCCTGCTGGGGATTACGATCGTGGTATTTACAGTGATGGCCATGTCGCCGGGCGGGATCAGCGCACAGACGCTGGTCGGCGGCATGGACATGAAGCCTCAAGAAAAACAAGCGTTGCTGAATTATTACAACAAGCGCTATGGGCTTGATCAGCCAGCGCCGATGCAATACCTGCGTTGGTTGAATAATGTGTCTCCGATCGGTTTTGTGACTGACGAGCAGGGTAAGCAGGGTGAGTTTTCCTTCAGCAAGGGTATGGATTTAGGGATCAGCTTCCAATATGGACGGCCTGTGTCGGACATTCTTGCTGAACGTATTCCGATCACATTGCTGCTTAATCTGGTCACTATCCCTCTTACCTATGCGATCGCGATTATGGTCGGGATGAAATCCGCGACCAGTCGCGGCAGTTCATTCGATGTAGGAGCCAGTATGTCGATGCTAGCTTTGTGGTCTATTCCCACTATGCTGGCCGGCGTGCTGTTATTGGGGTTTTTCGCCAACATTCAGCATTTTCATTGGTTTCCAACTGCCGGCATCAGCAGTCGTGAAGCGCAGGACATGCCGTTTTTGCCTCATTGGGAAGAAACCGGTTTTGTGCGCGGTTTTTTGCTGGATAGGTTGTGGCATCTGGTACTGCCGGTGATCTGTTTATCCTATGGCAGTTTTGCGGCTCTGGCGAAATTGATGCGGACTTCGATACTGGAAAATCTGCACTCCGATTATGCACGGACTGCCCGTGCTAAAGGACTGGCAGAACACGATGTGTTATGGAGGCATGTGTTCCGCAACAGTCTGTTGCCGTTGATTACGGTGTCGGCAGGGCTATTGCCGAGTCTATTGGCGGGCTCTTTGATTGTGGAAAACATTTTCAGCATCAACGGTATGGGACAGCTTGCCGTGGAGGCGGTAAAAGGCCGCGATCGAGAACTGGTGCTGTCGATTACTTGGGTGAGCGGCTTCCTGACTTTGATTGGATATTTGATTGCCGATTTCTGCTACACCTTGGCCGATCCACGGATAAGCTATGATTGA
- a CDS encoding peptide-binding protein, protein MQKQLTTRDWILYLLLSLLILLLLLAMYQIDRQWVKLTEMQTAMSEQAKVMRELRSAMASGAALAASPSTSTVAEEVAPAFKRAYAATRQPDYAQGDWSVEAFATNIKTITPLISTDAYASNVQSYVLESLIIRNPDTLEWEGLIAKSWKISDDGLVISFKLREDVNFSDGEPLTAEDVVFTFDFIMNEVIQAPRDRAYLEKIQNVKANGKYEIVFTFKEPYFEALSLAGGMSILPKHFYAAYLKEPQKFNESKGLLLGSGPYRLVDPKNWTPDKGNVELVRNERYWGDVQPSYNRVLWKIIQNDSARLTTYRNGDIDSYSARPVEYQQLKKDAQIIAKSQNFEYMPPVVGYSYIGWNQERAGKPTRFADKRVRQALTYLTDVNRVIKDVFLDYAEPAVSPFSKASKQHDSALQPYKFDVDKAKALLREAGYEDRNGDGVLEDKSGKPFEFKLTYLESNEDTKRMVLLLRDLYARAGVRMIPFPQEWPVMLENLDKKDFDAITLGWTSGIETDLYQMFHSSQASSKGDNFVGYKNPALDKLIDEARRTVDEGKRMPLWQQTERMLYEDQPYTFLMRRQSLLFVDKRIHNLQMTKLGLNLGSLPMENYVPVAQQKYSQ, encoded by the coding sequence ATGCAAAAACAACTGACTACCCGAGACTGGATTCTCTATTTGCTCCTTAGCTTGCTGATATTATTGCTATTGCTGGCCATGTATCAGATCGACCGGCAGTGGGTGAAACTCACTGAGATGCAAACCGCAATGTCGGAACAGGCAAAGGTCATGCGCGAACTGCGCAGTGCCATGGCATCCGGAGCAGCGCTTGCTGCATCACCATCAACTTCGACAGTAGCCGAAGAAGTCGCTCCAGCCTTCAAACGAGCTTATGCCGCTACACGTCAGCCGGATTATGCCCAAGGCGATTGGAGCGTGGAAGCTTTCGCTACCAACATTAAGACCATCACACCGCTGATTTCTACCGATGCTTATGCGTCCAATGTGCAGAGCTATGTGTTGGAAAGTCTGATTATCCGTAATCCCGACACACTGGAATGGGAAGGTTTAATCGCCAAAAGCTGGAAGATCAGCGATGACGGCCTGGTGATCAGTTTTAAATTGCGCGAGGATGTGAATTTTTCTGATGGTGAACCATTGACAGCCGAGGATGTGGTTTTTACCTTTGATTTTATTATGAACGAGGTAATTCAGGCCCCGCGTGATAGGGCATACCTGGAAAAGATCCAGAATGTGAAGGCTAACGGCAAGTATGAAATTGTGTTTACCTTCAAAGAACCCTATTTCGAAGCCCTGTCACTGGCGGGCGGTATGTCGATCTTGCCCAAGCATTTCTACGCAGCCTATTTGAAGGAGCCGCAAAAGTTTAACGAATCCAAAGGCTTATTGTTAGGCAGCGGACCTTATAGACTGGTCGATCCCAAGAATTGGACGCCGGACAAGGGTAATGTGGAACTGGTGCGCAACGAACGTTATTGGGGCGATGTGCAGCCCTCGTATAATCGAGTTCTGTGGAAAATCATTCAGAACGACAGCGCGCGACTGACTACCTATCGCAATGGCGACATTGATTCCTACTCAGCCCGACCGGTCGAATACCAACAACTGAAAAAAGATGCGCAGATCATCGCCAAGAGCCAGAATTTCGAGTATATGCCGCCGGTGGTCGGTTACAGCTATATTGGCTGGAATCAGGAGCGCGCCGGAAAGCCGACTCGTTTTGCCGATAAGCGGGTCAGGCAGGCACTGACTTACCTGACTGATGTTAACCGTGTCATCAAGGATGTTTTCTTGGACTACGCCGAGCCTGCCGTCAGCCCGTTCAGCAAGGCCAGCAAACAGCACGATAGCGCGCTGCAGCCTTATAAATTTGACGTGGACAAGGCCAAAGCCCTGCTAAGAGAAGCCGGCTATGAAGACCGCAACGGCGATGGGGTATTGGAAGATAAATCAGGCAAACCCTTCGAGTTTAAATTGACCTATCTCGAATCGAACGAAGACACTAAACGCATGGTGTTATTATTAAGAGACTTGTACGCCCGCGCTGGAGTGCGGATGATTCCGTTCCCGCAGGAATGGCCGGTGATGCTGGAAAATCTCGATAAAAAGGACTTTGATGCGATCACATTGGGATGGACCAGCGGGATCGAAACCGATTTGTACCAGATGTTTCACAGTTCACAGGCAAGCAGCAAAGGCGACAACTTTGTAGGCTACAAAAATCCGGCACTGGACAAACTGATCGATGAGGCGCGCCGCACCGTGGATGAGGGCAAGCGCATGCCGCTATGGCAACAGACCGAACGGATGCTTTATGAAGATCAACCTTATACCTTTCTCATGCGCCGCCAGAGTTTGCTGTTCGTCGATAAACGCATACACAACCTGCAAATGACCAAGCTGGGTTTGAACCTGGGATCATTGCCGATGGAAAATTACGTGCCTGTCGCCCAGCAGAAATATTCACAATAG